In Lacibacter sp. H375, one DNA window encodes the following:
- a CDS encoding DUF4959 domain-containing protein translates to MKLIKIIVPSLLLTAFIVASCSKELETHTPISNDPTVPAQITGVTVLNGAGKATISYKLPNDPNLLYVKAVYTITTGKQYETTASYYNNSLVVEGFADTLEHEVKLYSVSRSEVQSPAVTVKIKPLTAPIWDVFRSLKIEDAFGGYNLTGVNASKANISIIVTKPNVFKEYEIDNNKTVYTNVDSILSKIRGLDTGNYRFGFLVVDRWGNKTDTMYKIVNPIFETQLDPSKFSSLVLPGDAPQVTNGAALQYAWDGKLGWPFTSFTNQVPGGSGPHMITFNTGALAKLSRIWIRPFPEGTRFYYLTTMKRFEIYGSDNPNLNGALDNSWKLLGSYTVKKPSGLPYGTDDANDQTTAAAGFSWEIDLSAPKVKYIRIRCLENFAGGTAQSINELKVYGDPR, encoded by the coding sequence ATGAAACTGATTAAAATAATAGTTCCTTCTTTGCTTCTCACAGCATTCATAGTTGCATCGTGCAGCAAAGAATTGGAAACACACACGCCAATAAGTAACGACCCAACCGTACCTGCACAGATCACTGGTGTGACTGTTTTGAACGGCGCCGGTAAGGCAACGATCTCTTATAAGTTACCAAACGATCCTAATCTGCTTTATGTGAAAGCAGTATATACTATCACAACGGGAAAGCAATACGAAACAACAGCATCGTATTACAACAATTCATTGGTGGTGGAAGGTTTTGCAGATACACTTGAACATGAAGTAAAGTTGTATTCAGTAAGCCGTTCTGAAGTACAATCACCGGCTGTGACTGTAAAAATAAAACCGCTGACTGCGCCTATTTGGGATGTATTCCGCAGCCTGAAAATTGAAGATGCATTTGGTGGTTACAACCTTACAGGTGTAAATGCATCAAAAGCGAATATCTCTATTATTGTTACCAAGCCAAACGTATTCAAGGAATATGAAATTGATAACAATAAAACTGTGTACACAAATGTAGACAGTATACTATCAAAAATTCGTGGGCTGGATACAGGCAATTATCGTTTTGGATTTTTAGTTGTTGACAGATGGGGCAATAAAACCGATACAATGTACAAGATTGTCAACCCGATTTTTGAAACCCAACTCGATCCATCTAAATTCTCAAGTCTTGTATTACCCGGCGATGCCCCACAGGTTACTAATGGTGCCGCATTGCAATATGCATGGGATGGGAAGCTGGGATGGCCGTTCACAAGTTTTACCAACCAGGTGCCCGGTGGAAGTGGTCCGCACATGATCACGTTTAATACGGGTGCATTGGCTAAGCTCAGCCGTATCTGGATTCGTCCTTTTCCGGAGGGAACACGCTTCTATTATCTCACCACCATGAAACGTTTTGAAATATATGGTTCAGATAATCCGAATCTTAATGGTGCGTTAGATAATTCATGGAAATTACTGGGTTCCTATACAGTTAAAAAACCTTCGGGTTTACCCTATGGTACAGATGATGCCAACGATCAAACCACTGCAGCTGCCGGGTTTAGTTGGGAAATTGATCTGTCTGCACCGAAAGTAAAATACATCCGTATCCGCTGCCTTGAAAATTTCGCAGGTGGTACGGCACAAAGTATTAATGAACTGAAGGTATATGGAGATCCCAGATAA
- a CDS encoding DUF4998 domain-containing protein, with product MKKNTTKLSLIIMLMFVLAACSKWDDYKKYTEAGETIYSGRIDSVKTYPGNQRIKITGLLPADPKIAKAKITWNDGKDSIIYAITKGPGIDSFSRIVSVPEGIYNFTIQTFDAVGNSSMKVNVSGTAYGPKYESGLTNRAINRAELMTTGKAELAWDNLDAASGALGTWVRYTKVGDAVDSVFVPLTQSLTSLDNFKPGTSVKLRTQYLPKPNSIDTFSSASQTVGVMYDVTAQYILNAGINFANSDGGTGRWQTPAQWITTADVRNGGGDVGGLDNGGWLPSKALSLEAWWGMPEIPNGKIYQSFTLPAGKYTLVVTAGDCSDGGTKYITVAAGTTLPDIGNVQTSSIVFKNITKWADNKLNFTLASATQVALGLQAGMKAEGNFMKVFKVRLYLTP from the coding sequence ATGAAAAAAAATACAACTAAACTTTCGTTGATCATCATGCTGATGTTTGTATTGGCAGCCTGCTCTAAGTGGGATGATTACAAAAAATATACAGAGGCCGGAGAAACAATCTATAGCGGCAGAATAGATTCCGTAAAGACATATCCCGGCAATCAACGTATAAAAATAACAGGCTTGTTGCCCGCTGATCCGAAAATTGCAAAAGCTAAAATTACCTGGAACGATGGAAAGGATTCCATTATTTATGCAATTACAAAAGGACCGGGCATTGATAGCTTTAGCAGAATTGTTTCTGTGCCCGAAGGCATTTACAATTTCACCATTCAAACATTTGATGCTGTTGGTAACAGTTCCATGAAAGTAAATGTTTCCGGTACTGCTTACGGACCTAAATATGAAAGTGGTTTAACTAACAGGGCAATTAACCGTGCAGAGTTAATGACCACAGGCAAAGCAGAATTGGCTTGGGATAACCTCGATGCTGCTTCTGGTGCATTAGGTACATGGGTTCGCTACACAAAAGTGGGTGATGCTGTTGACTCGGTTTTTGTTCCTCTTACACAAAGTTTAACATCACTCGATAATTTCAAACCGGGAACATCAGTAAAACTTCGTACACAATATCTGCCGAAACCAAATTCGATTGATACATTCAGCAGTGCATCGCAAACTGTTGGTGTAATGTATGATGTTACAGCACAGTATATTTTAAATGCGGGCATCAACTTTGCCAACTCCGATGGTGGCACAGGCAGATGGCAAACACCTGCACAATGGATCACTACTGCAGATGTAAGAAATGGCGGTGGCGATGTTGGAGGTTTAGACAATGGAGGATGGTTGCCATCGAAAGCACTTTCTCTTGAAGCATGGTGGGGTATGCCGGAAATACCAAACGGTAAGATCTATCAAAGCTTTACTTTACCTGCAGGTAAGTACACATTGGTAGTAACAGCCGGCGATTGTTCAGATGGTGGCACAAAATACATTACCGTTGCAGCAGGTACTACATTACCTGATATTGGTAATGTGCAAACCAGTTCAATTGTGTTCAAGAACATTACAAAGTGGGCCGATAATAAACTCAACTTCACACTTGCAAGTGCTACACAGGTGGCATTAGGCTTACAGGCAGGTATGAAAGCTGAAGGAAACTTTATGAAAGTGTTTAAAGTGAGATTGTATCTCACTCCATAG
- a CDS encoding glycoside hydrolase family 43 protein has protein sequence MKLKKVYCLVVATILANVMSEDVLAQHIKAQHSDSLPFNPIIRDKFTADPAALVHNETVYLYTGRDEAPKGQARYVMNEWLCYSSTDMLNWKEHPSPLNVKSFEWAKADAWASQVIHRNGKFYWYVAVEHKTIGGKAIGIAVSDKPTGPFSDALGKALVTNDMTKATGISWDDIDPSVIIDDDGQAYLFWGNTKCYYAKLKENMIEFDGPIQVVEGLQKFTEAPWVHKRKDWYYLSYAYQFPEKIAYAMSKSINGPWQYKGILNEVAGNSNTNHQAIIEFKGKWYFIYHTGVLADHGGFHRSVCIDRLYYNKDGTMKRIVMTSEGLLNK, from the coding sequence ATGAAGTTGAAGAAAGTATATTGTTTGGTAGTGGCAACAATTCTTGCCAATGTTATGAGTGAAGATGTGCTTGCTCAACACATAAAAGCGCAACACAGCGATTCTCTTCCCTTCAATCCAATCATACGTGATAAGTTTACAGCTGATCCTGCGGCATTGGTGCATAACGAAACGGTATACTTGTACACTGGTCGTGATGAAGCACCAAAAGGACAAGCACGCTATGTAATGAATGAATGGCTTTGTTATTCTTCAACTGATATGCTGAATTGGAAAGAACATCCATCACCGCTCAATGTAAAATCATTTGAATGGGCAAAGGCAGATGCCTGGGCCTCGCAGGTCATTCATCGTAACGGAAAATTTTATTGGTATGTAGCAGTTGAACATAAGACGATCGGCGGCAAAGCAATTGGCATTGCTGTATCAGATAAACCAACCGGACCGTTTAGTGATGCTTTAGGTAAAGCACTAGTAACAAACGATATGACCAAAGCAACAGGTATATCGTGGGATGATATTGATCCATCGGTGATCATTGATGACGATGGACAAGCCTACTTATTTTGGGGGAACACCAAATGCTACTATGCCAAGCTGAAAGAAAATATGATTGAATTCGATGGTCCTATCCAGGTTGTAGAGGGGTTGCAGAAATTTACAGAAGCACCGTGGGTACATAAACGAAAGGATTGGTATTACCTTTCGTATGCTTACCAGTTTCCGGAGAAGATCGCTTATGCTATGAGTAAAAGCATCAACGGCCCCTGGCAATACAAAGGCATTTTAAATGAAGTTGCCGGTAATAGTAACACCAATCACCAGGCTATTATTGAGTTTAAAGGCAAGTGGTATTTTATTTATCACACTGGTGTGTTGGCCGATCATGGCGGATTTCATCGTTCTGTTTGCATTGATCGTTTGTATTACAACAAAGATGGAACGATGAAAAGAATTGTGATGACGAGTGAAGGTTTGCTGAATAAGTAA
- a CDS encoding glycoside hydrolase has protein sequence MIAIVFFAQSQTITFTIDLKRKAQTIENIGASGAWYTEGIGKYWPAEKKERMAELLFSKSFDSSGNPLGIGLSAWRFNIGGGTFEQGDSSGIRNAFRRVESFLSPDGTYDWTKQQGYLWFTKKAVLYGVKDLIAFSNTAPIQFNKNGLGFKTAKDFVTNLRDDKYSDYAGFLATVIKHFDEEGIHFNYISPVNEPQWDWSAKFGSMNQEGSPWHNKDIYNIAVKLDSALTAQRLNTKILVTEAGDLTYLYSRNNHASKQLQQFYAKDSKSYLGNLSHLHKVIEGHSYFTDHGDSMIINVRKRLNDTATKYNVPFWQSEYSMLGDGYKEGSKERRSTMDCALFLAKMIHHDFTVANATAWHFWNAWEPGRADAETRYNLIALRNIADPRNADYTVTKNLWALGHYTRFVQPGMQRIITERNDGSSLMQQAQDVMLSAFASESKLTVVIINYTNAVTTIGLNIPGVKNIKPAKRYNTSAEKGEDMKPSSINSINKIVLLPRSITTLVIDL, from the coding sequence TTGATAGCAATTGTCTTTTTTGCACAAAGTCAAACTATCACGTTTACCATTGATCTGAAACGCAAAGCACAAACAATTGAGAATATTGGCGCATCAGGTGCGTGGTATACCGAAGGAATCGGCAAGTATTGGCCTGCAGAAAAGAAAGAACGAATGGCAGAATTGTTATTCAGCAAATCATTCGATTCATCTGGTAATCCGTTGGGCATTGGTCTTTCTGCATGGCGTTTTAATATCGGCGGAGGAACATTTGAACAAGGCGACAGCAGCGGTATCCGCAATGCTTTTCGAAGAGTGGAAAGTTTTCTTTCACCTGATGGCACATACGATTGGACGAAACAACAAGGTTATCTATGGTTTACAAAGAAAGCTGTTTTGTATGGCGTAAAAGATCTCATCGCTTTTTCTAACACAGCACCGATTCAATTCAATAAAAACGGATTGGGATTTAAAACAGCGAAAGATTTTGTTACCAATTTAAGAGACGATAAGTACAGCGACTATGCCGGTTTCTTAGCAACAGTAATCAAGCATTTTGATGAAGAAGGAATTCATTTCAACTACATCAGCCCGGTAAATGAACCGCAGTGGGATTGGTCGGCGAAGTTTGGCAGTATGAACCAGGAAGGCTCGCCCTGGCATAATAAAGACATTTACAACATTGCTGTAAAACTCGATAGTGCATTAACAGCTCAACGACTCAACACAAAAATTCTTGTTACAGAAGCTGGTGATCTTACATACCTGTACAGCCGTAATAATCATGCATCAAAACAACTCCAACAGTTTTATGCAAAAGACAGTAAGTCCTATCTCGGTAATCTGTCGCATTTGCATAAAGTAATAGAGGGGCACAGTTACTTTACTGATCATGGCGACAGCATGATCATCAATGTGCGAAAGAGATTGAATGATACTGCAACGAAATACAATGTTCCTTTCTGGCAATCGGAGTACAGTATGCTGGGCGATGGTTACAAAGAAGGGTCGAAGGAACGACGGTCAACAATGGATTGTGCCTTGTTTCTTGCAAAAATGATCCATCACGATTTTACAGTAGCCAATGCAACTGCCTGGCATTTCTGGAACGCATGGGAGCCGGGTCGTGCTGATGCCGAAACACGCTACAACCTTATTGCCTTAAGAAATATTGCAGATCCCCGCAACGCTGATTATACTGTTACAAAAAATTTGTGGGCACTTGGGCATTACACCAGGTTTGTGCAGCCCGGTATGCAACGCATCATAACAGAGCGGAACGATGGATCAAGCTTGATGCAACAGGCGCAGGATGTGATGCTGTCTGCATTTGCAAGCGAAAGTAAATTGACAGTGGTGATCATCAACTATACTAACGCAGTAACAACAATTGGTTTGAATATTCCGGGTGTTAAGAATATAAAGCCGGCAAAACGATATAATACCTCTGCTGAAAAGGGAGAGGATATGAAACCTTCTTCAATCAACTCGATCAATAAAATTGTTTTGTTGCCCCGCTCAATCACTACGCTGGTAATTGATCTTTAA
- a CDS encoding MaoC family dehydratase, whose protein sequence is MFIQKYFEEFKLNDIRQTKGRTITETDIVIHAGQSGDFFPHHMDEEWCKSQPFKKRIAHGTLIFTVAIGLTADFVNEVSMTYGYERLRFIKPVFINDTIKVTVTIKELKDHRKPEYGLVTELVECFNQQNELVMLCEHILMVKKANS, encoded by the coding sequence ATGTTTATACAGAAGTATTTCGAGGAATTTAAACTCAATGATATTCGCCAAACAAAAGGCAGAACTATCACCGAAACGGACATTGTGATCCATGCCGGTCAGTCAGGCGATTTTTTCCCCCATCATATGGACGAAGAGTGGTGCAAAAGCCAGCCGTTTAAAAAACGCATTGCACATGGTACACTCATCTTTACCGTGGCCATTGGCCTCACTGCCGATTTTGTAAACGAAGTAAGCATGACATATGGTTATGAACGTCTCCGTTTTATTAAACCGGTATTTATTAACGATACGATCAAAGTAACAGTAACCATAAAAGAGTTGAAAGATCATAGGAAACCCGAATACGGTTTAGTAACTGAATTGGTAGAATGTTTCAACCAGCAAAACGAATTGGTGATGCTGTGCGAACATATTCTCATGGTTAAAAAAGCAAACAGTTAA
- a CDS encoding extracellular solute-binding protein translates to MQKIVLNGVTWGHSRGITPLLAVSQRYSELHPDVEIRWKKRTLQEFADFPIEELTKEYDLLIIDHPWVGCADATNCVLPLNEYLSADYLRDQQTNSVGLSHISYNYNNKQWALAIDAATPAASYRKDLLSNVPQTWNDVLDLAKEGKVAVPAIPIDLLMNFYTFCIANGVEPFQSEEEVIDEATGIKAIETMKQLYSVVDKKMFSRNPIAVAELMSTTNDYLYCPFAYGYSNYARKGYAQHLLHYTDVVSFNGKKLRTTIGGTGISVSAFSKHKEVAVDFAAWITSAECQSTMYVQHGGQPGHRSAWTDTSANHLTNYFFTQVLPVMENGYMRPRYNGYLHFQDHAGDPLQDCLKNDGDPSKALREMNKLYQQSISKQIAVTA, encoded by the coding sequence ATGCAAAAGATTGTATTGAATGGTGTAACGTGGGGGCATAGCCGTGGCATAACTCCTTTGCTTGCAGTTTCACAACGTTATTCTGAATTACATCCCGATGTGGAAATCCGTTGGAAGAAAAGAACACTCCAGGAGTTTGCTGATTTTCCTATTGAAGAACTAACAAAAGAATATGATCTGCTCATCATCGATCATCCGTGGGTGGGTTGTGCAGATGCAACCAATTGTGTGTTGCCATTGAACGAATATTTATCTGCTGATTATTTAAGGGATCAGCAAACCAACTCGGTTGGGCTTTCGCATATCAGCTATAACTATAACAACAAACAATGGGCGTTGGCGATTGATGCGGCAACACCTGCAGCCAGCTATCGTAAAGATTTACTCAGCAACGTGCCGCAAACATGGAACGATGTATTGGATCTTGCAAAAGAGGGAAAAGTTGCCGTGCCTGCTATTCCTATTGATCTGTTGATGAACTTTTATACATTCTGTATTGCAAATGGTGTTGAGCCTTTTCAAAGCGAGGAAGAAGTAATTGACGAAGCAACAGGCATCAAAGCAATTGAAACCATGAAGCAGTTGTATAGTGTGGTTGATAAAAAAATGTTCAGCCGTAATCCTATTGCCGTAGCAGAGTTAATGAGTACAACAAACGATTATCTCTATTGCCCGTTTGCATATGGTTATTCAAACTATGCACGCAAAGGATATGCACAGCATTTATTACACTATACCGATGTGGTTTCTTTCAACGGAAAGAAATTAAGAACAACCATTGGCGGAACAGGAATTTCTGTTTCTGCTTTCAGCAAACATAAAGAAGTGGCAGTTGATTTTGCAGCATGGATTACATCAGCTGAATGTCAGAGTACCATGTATGTACAACACGGTGGACAACCCGGTCATCGAAGTGCGTGGACCGATACTTCAGCCAATCATTTAACCAATTACTTTTTTACGCAGGTTTTACCGGTAATGGAGAATGGATATATGCGTCCACGTTACAATGGTTATCTGCATTTCCAGGATCATGCTGGCGATCCGTTGCAGGACTGTCTTAAAAATGATGGTGATCCTTCAAAAGCATTACGTGAAATGAACAAACTATATCAGCAGAGTATTTCAAAACAAATTGCGGTTACAGCATGA
- a CDS encoding CaiB/BaiF CoA transferase family protein — protein MSALPLNGVVVLEFSQYLSGPSAALRLADLGARVIKIERPKTGDAGRKLAIKDLWVDDNSLLFHTINRNKESFTADLKNPEDIAIIKQLIAKSDVLIHNFRPDVMGKNGLDYNTVQQINPRLIYAEISGYGKKGPWKNKPGQDLLLQSITGLAYTTGNGTNGPVPFGISIADILAGSQLVQGILGGLIRRSKTGKGALIEVSLMESLLDFQFELLTTYFTNKEQPQRSKVANGQPLLSAPYGIYQTKDSYIALAMIDIHVLADTIHCGALMHFSKEDAFVLRDEIKTVLVEHLQTQTTAYWLTALQEAGLWAMEVLNWDEMTDHPAYNALQMEQSIHVADKTIVTTRCPIRINGKRLTADKPAPQLGEQNEKIRKELQVIS, from the coding sequence ATGAGTGCATTGCCATTAAATGGAGTTGTGGTGCTGGAGTTCAGCCAGTATTTGTCCGGCCCGTCGGCGGCATTGCGTTTGGCCGATCTTGGGGCAAGGGTGATAAAAATTGAACGACCAAAAACGGGCGATGCAGGACGTAAGCTTGCTATTAAAGATCTGTGGGTTGATGATAACTCGTTGTTGTTTCATACCATCAACCGCAACAAAGAAAGTTTTACCGCTGATCTGAAGAACCCCGAAGATATAGCGATCATTAAACAACTCATTGCAAAGAGCGATGTGTTGATCCATAATTTTCGTCCCGATGTAATGGGTAAGAACGGACTTGATTACAACACAGTACAACAGATCAATCCACGATTGATCTATGCAGAAATTTCAGGTTACGGAAAGAAGGGTCCATGGAAAAATAAACCCGGACAAGATCTGTTATTGCAATCCATAACAGGCTTGGCATATACCACAGGTAACGGAACAAACGGTCCTGTACCTTTTGGAATTTCGATTGCTGATATTCTTGCAGGCTCTCAATTGGTACAAGGAATATTAGGTGGATTGATCCGTCGTTCAAAAACCGGAAAAGGAGCATTGATCGAAGTGAGTTTGATGGAATCACTACTCGATTTTCAATTTGAATTACTCACTACCTATTTTACAAATAAAGAACAACCGCAACGGAGCAAGGTTGCAAACGGTCAACCGTTGTTGAGTGCGCCGTATGGAATTTATCAAACAAAAGACAGTTATATCGCTTTAGCGATGATCGATATTCATGTGCTGGCCGATACGATTCATTGCGGTGCATTGATGCATTTTTCGAAAGAAGATGCTTTTGTATTACGTGATGAAATAAAAACTGTGTTGGTTGAACATCTGCAAACGCAAACAACTGCTTACTGGTTGACTGCTTTGCAGGAAGCCGGGCTGTGGGCAATGGAAGTATTGAATTGGGACGAGATGACAGACCATCCTGCATACAATGCATTGCAGATGGAACAAAGCATTCATGTAGCTGATAAAACAATTGTTACTACGAGATGCCCCATCCGCATCAACGGCAAACGATTAACGGCTGATAAACCCGCGCCGCAGTTGGGTGAGCAGAATGAGAAGATAAGAAAAGAGTTACAAGTTATAAGTTAA
- a CDS encoding CaiB/BaiF CoA transferase family protein, producing the protein MKLLEDILVIDFSQFLSGPSAALRLADMGAQVIKIERPGSGDICRELYVSDVMIEGESTIFHAINRNKQSYAADLKNPNDLEKVKQLIAKADVVMHNFRPGVMERIGLDYEAVKQIKPDVVYAEISGYGVEGPWKDLPGQDLLLQSVSGLTWLSNNIDESPTPMGVAVVDIMAGTHIAQGILAALYQKAVTGEGSLVQVSMLESILDFQFEVLTCYYNDGRQLPVRGAVNSAHAYIAAPYGIYKTNDDYIALAMTNIPTLATLLECEPLKDFINSNDWFAKRDEIKLILAGHLTTRPSAEWLSILEKADIWCAPVMDYDGLVKQEGYRSLEMEVTVKTSNGLSVTTTRCPIKVDGEILGAGKGAPLLGEHNKEIDYRFGITEQLQTVIK; encoded by the coding sequence ATGAAACTTTTAGAAGACATATTAGTGATCGATTTCAGCCAGTTTTTGTCGGGGCCATCTGCGGCTTTGCGATTGGCAGATATGGGTGCACAGGTGATCAAGATCGAACGACCGGGCAGCGGCGATATTTGCCGTGAGCTCTATGTAAGTGATGTGATGATCGAAGGTGAGTCAACGATCTTTCATGCCATCAACCGCAACAAACAAAGCTATGCGGCCGATTTAAAGAACCCCAACGATCTCGAAAAAGTAAAACAACTCATTGCAAAGGCCGATGTGGTGATGCATAATTTCCGCCCTGGGGTAATGGAACGAATTGGTTTAGATTATGAAGCGGTAAAGCAGATCAAACCCGATGTGGTGTATGCAGAGATCAGTGGTTATGGTGTAGAAGGTCCGTGGAAAGATTTGCCGGGACAAGATCTTTTGCTGCAATCCGTTTCAGGGTTAACATGGCTCAGCAATAATATTGATGAAAGTCCAACACCGATGGGTGTTGCTGTGGTGGATATCATGGCGGGCACACATATTGCACAAGGAATATTGGCGGCACTTTATCAAAAAGCAGTAACAGGCGAAGGTTCGCTGGTGCAGGTGAGTATGCTGGAAAGTATTCTTGATTTTCAGTTTGAGGTATTGACCTGTTATTACAACGACGGGAGACAATTGCCGGTGCGTGGAGCAGTGAACAGTGCACATGCATACATTGCTGCGCCGTATGGTATTTATAAAACAAATGATGATTACATTGCATTAGCAATGACCAATATTCCAACCCTGGCAACGCTGCTGGAATGTGAGCCGTTGAAAGATTTCATTAACAGCAACGATTGGTTTGCAAAACGTGATGAAATAAAATTGATACTGGCGGGTCATTTAACAACAAGACCATCAGCAGAGTGGCTCAGTATTTTGGAGAAGGCAGATATCTGGTGTGCACCGGTAATGGATTATGATGGTTTGGTGAAACAGGAAGGTTACCGTTCACTCGAAATGGAAGTAACGGTGAAAACAAGTAACGGACTATCGGTAACCACTACACGCTGTCCAATAAAAGTGGATGGTGAAATACTGGGAGCAGGCAAAGGTGCACCATTGTTGGGTGAGCACAATAAGGAAATTGACTATCGATTCGGCATAACAGAACAATTGCAGACCGTTATTAAATGA
- a CDS encoding amidohydrolase family protein, whose product MRLADTHVHIWDFNRAEYAWLEGNTSILNRTYSIEELETERFEIGIKKGILVQAANNFEDTDWMLHVAVNTDWIAGIVGWLPLINPDATVKALQKKYGKENYFKGVRHLIHDERDPEWLLQPEVINSLQILADHNIPYDVVGVLPEHIETALQVAAKVPELRMVFDHLNQPPIATKEKFGRWGKLMKEAAQHKNFYAKISGLGLTAQKNDQWTADDIKPYVGFAIEQFGTDRCFMGGDWPVSLLAGSYSNTWKNFKEVIHDLVDDKAADKIFYSNAANFYSF is encoded by the coding sequence ATGAGGCTTGCTGATACACATGTACATATCTGGGATTTTAACCGTGCAGAATACGCATGGTTAGAAGGGAACACATCCATACTCAATCGTACGTATAGCATTGAAGAACTGGAAACCGAGCGGTTTGAAATAGGTATTAAGAAAGGTATTCTCGTACAGGCTGCTAATAATTTTGAAGATACAGATTGGATGTTGCATGTGGCGGTAAACACAGATTGGATCGCCGGTATTGTTGGATGGTTACCCTTGATCAATCCTGATGCAACAGTAAAAGCACTGCAAAAGAAATACGGCAAAGAAAATTATTTCAAAGGTGTTCGTCATTTGATACATGATGAGCGTGATCCGGAGTGGTTGTTGCAACCGGAAGTGATCAACAGCCTGCAGATATTGGCCGATCACAATATTCCCTACGATGTAGTAGGTGTTTTACCCGAACATATTGAAACTGCATTACAGGTGGCAGCAAAAGTTCCGGAGTTAAGAATGGTGTTCGATCATTTGAATCAACCGCCAATTGCTACGAAAGAAAAATTCGGCAGATGGGGTAAGTTGATGAAAGAAGCCGCACAGCATAAAAATTTTTATGCAAAAATTTCAGGACTTGGATTAACTGCACAAAAAAATGATCAATGGACAGCCGATGATATTAAACCTTATGTTGGCTTTGCAATAGAACAGTTTGGAACCGACCGTTGTTTCATGGGCGGCGATTGGCCCGTTTCATTATTGGCCGGTTCTTACAGCAACACCTGGAAAAACTTCAAAGAAGTAATTCACGATTTGGTTGATGATAAAGCAGCAGATAAAATATTTTATTCCAACGCTGCAAACTTTTATTCCTTTTAA
- a CDS encoding L-rhamnose/proton symporter RhaT, translating to MEVINGVLFHAVGASSASLCYTPQRKVKGWSWQTYWLAQAAVCWLLLPLLVAYITIPEIVTVLKEAPASAMQRSFLLGIAYGVGGTAFGIAIRYVGFSLTYAISVGISCVLGTLLPPLVAGTLGTILSGTGAGYLISGVSMGAIGIAVCGLAGRSKEKDIEKQLKTESAFSLAKGLPLCLLAGVLSALYGFSLNQGQPIADVAAKYGAGNFQGNVIYIFSNSGAFISTLLYCLYLHRKEKTFGEYKTTGESGLGMNYLMSILTGMLWYGQFFFYGLGHVRMGKYEFSSWAIHMILLVLLSAVTGLMLKEWKSSSGKTIRLLVIAIVILIVAVLLLTQGNKLGAVE from the coding sequence ATGGAAGTAATTAACGGAGTTTTATTTCATGCTGTCGGCGCTTCAAGCGCATCGCTCTGTTATACACCACAGCGAAAAGTGAAAGGATGGAGCTGGCAAACGTATTGGCTGGCACAGGCAGCAGTATGTTGGTTGCTATTACCCTTGCTCGTTGCATACATTACCATTCCTGAAATTGTTACCGTATTAAAAGAAGCACCTGCTTCTGCCATGCAACGTTCGTTCCTGTTGGGCATTGCTTATGGTGTTGGTGGAACTGCATTTGGTATTGCCATCCGTTATGTTGGTTTTTCATTGACCTATGCAATTTCTGTTGGTATCAGTTGTGTGTTGGGTACGTTGTTACCACCATTGGTAGCCGGAACATTAGGGACTATACTTTCAGGAACAGGTGCAGGTTATCTCATTAGTGGAGTTAGCATGGGTGCAATTGGTATTGCAGTGTGTGGTTTGGCAGGGAGAAGTAAAGAAAAAGACATTGAAAAGCAGTTGAAGACAGAATCTGCTTTCTCCTTAGCGAAAGGATTACCACTTTGTTTATTGGCGGGTGTGTTATCTGCATTGTATGGTTTCTCGTTAAATCAGGGTCAACCCATTGCAGATGTGGCTGCTAAATATGGAGCAGGGAATTTCCAGGGAAATGTGATCTATATTTTTTCTAATTCAGGTGCATTCATCAGTACCTTGTTATATTGTTTGTATCTGCATCGAAAAGAAAAAACATTTGGCGAGTATAAAACAACAGGCGAGAGTGGATTGGGAATGAATTATCTCATGTCGATCTTAACAGGCATGCTATGGTACGGACAATTTTTCTTTTATGGACTTGGTCATGTACGCATGGGCAAATATGAGTTCAGTAGTTGGGCCATTCATATGATCTTACTGGTGTTGTTAAGTGCAGTTACAGGCTTGATGTTGAAAGAATGGAAAAGCAGTAGCGGCAAAACAATTCGTTTATTGGTAATAGCCATTGTTATATTGATTGTTGCCGTTTTATTATTAACACAAGGAAACAAACTGGGAGCAGTCGAGTAA